The Alphaproteobacteria bacterium 33-17 DNA window ATCAACAAGATCCATACAGTGCATGTATCAAAGATATTAAAAGATATAATGAAAATATTGAATTCGCAGAATTTATTCTAGATAGAAATGGAATAATAATATCTGATGAGTACATTGGTATAAGAGTTCCTTTAATTCTAATGCAGATGCTAGATATTATAAGGCAAAAGCAGTTTGTATCAAATATTCAAGATATTAAAGCCATCAAAATAATGATACTAGATACAATGGCAGCTGCTGATCGTACTGAATTAATTTCATATTACCTTGAAAGTGGTCAGTATAATTTAGTTAAAGAGTATTTTGAGCATTATATTCCTCAGATTGCTGAATATAACTCATTATTATTCTGTGAAATTTTACTCTATACATTTTATTCCAAGGACAGTTCTTTTTTGCTCAAGGCTTTTGAATGGTATAAGACTACAAATCTTATGAAAAGTATATATGCTCATCTAAATCTTATGAGCGCAAAATTTATAAATTTTGCAAGTGAAATAGATGGTCTTGATTATCCAAGACATTTAGATAACGCTATAGATATAGTAATATTAATAGATAAATTATTCGATAATTATAAACTCCATCAATTTAAATATTATTTATCATCAGGACTTAGTAACGATCATAGAATTTTGTATAATTTATATTACGCTCTTAAAAATAATAGTGAAGAATTAATAATTTCAGCAGTTAATAACTTAAAAAGAGTTAAAAACCAAAAAACTCTAGATGTGGTTTTAAAAAATATGAGAAACCATATAAATGCGAAGAATGCTAAATATGAAGTAGTTGAGGTTTTAATAAAGTTTCTTATCAATAATGAGCATGAGGAAGTGGCAATAAATTACATAGAGAAATATGTTAAAAAAAACAGACAAATTTTTCAAAATCTTATTTTCGTAAATGAAAAGATCAGTTTTCATTTTTTTGAAAGATTACATAAAAATTCAGAAGAAACAATATTGTATGAATTGCTAGATGCCTATTATCAAAAAACTGCTTCTTATAAAGCACTTGGAATGAAAATAATGTATTTAAGTGAAAATGGTAGGTTTGAAGAGGCACTTGAGATTGTTGGTCAGTTAAAAACATTATTTCCAAATGATTTTATAGGTACAAATTTTGAAGTAAGGCTTTATATGCATTTCGGAAGAGTGAAGGAAATTAGCTTAATGATTGATAATGGTTTGTTATCCGAAATACAAAATTTGTCAAAAGATTTACAGGAAATGTACACTGTAAAAGAAATATTGATATACTCTTATAAATTGTTTTTTAAAAATAAAAAGCTTTATTACTGCAAGCAAATTATTGATATAACAAATGAAATGTATGGAAATTTGCCAGAACTTGAAGATTATGATCTACTTAAAACTTATGCCAGCGATTTGCTCGAAAAATATTCCAGTTGTGATAGTAAAACCTACTTAGACCTTTATAAAGATTTAAGAATGTGTGTATCAAAAAATGAAAAATATGGCAGGATATTAGTAGGTGATTTTAGAAGTTTTGAAGAAGAGAATAGTAAATATACTAGCGTAAACAAAAATTATGTGGCGCATTGTAATAATTAATCGCTGTAAACAGCAAGTGCTTCACTTTTCTTTACTTTGCCTTGTAAAAAGCTTTTGCCAGGGTCAACTAAAATTCTTCCCTTCATTGCTTGTCTTCCTAGTAACATCTGGTACTTCATTTTAGTACGGTCTGCTAAAGTTATTTCTATTGGCCAGCTTTTGTTACCAATTGTTAAATGAGTTCTCACTACATATCTAAGGCTTTTATGTCCGCCAGAGTCAGAGACTGTACGTTTATCTACAACCTTAGCTTCACAGCTTACTTTTATTTTTGATCCCTGAATTGGCTTTACGTTGAATTTTACCCAGGTTTCCCCATTTTGTTCAAATTCTTTGATAGTTTTAGTGCCGATAGAAGAGGTTGTAGCACCTGTATCTACTTTTACTTTTATGCGTGGTATCCCTAAATTTTCAAGACTCACCCACTCTTGCCAACCTACTTTTATTTTCTGTTTCATAAATATTACTCATAAGTAAATCTCATAAAAAGATTATAGTAAATTTTGTCTATTTTAGGCAATAAGTTTTTGAAAAATATGGTATTTTTAAATAAGTTTGGACTTGATGTATATTCTATATGCGCCTTCACCACCAAGGCTTCTTTCTGCTGTAATATAGTTTGTTATAATACCTGATTTTTTAAAGCCTTCTAACCAGTGTTCTATATTTTGCTTAATTTTTCCTTTAAATTCGAATTTCTCATTCATGCCTTTGCCACAAATTGCTATAACGCATTTAACACCACTAGTACTGGCATCAATTAAAAACGATTTTAAAGTCAAAAATGCTTGCTCTGTAGTTTGCCCATGAAGATCTATTGTGCGTTCAACATCTCTTTTGCGTAATTTTTTAGCCTGTTTTTTTGTATAACTTATTGTTTTATCGAACAAAATGCCAAATTCATCTAAAGTAATCTCTTGTATTTTGCTTGTTCTTACTTTATTAGAAGTAGCATAAGTCTTTGAAACTTTTGGTTTTTTATTAATTTTTTTTACGGATTTAGTAAAATCCTTCCAATTTTCATCAGTCATTTAAGTTTTTTTTAAATTTTTTACACTATAGGGCTTGAGAAATTCTAAACAAGTTATTATAATATATACAGGAAAAAGAGGAAAGAAAATATGTCTCTGATTATATCTAATTCACCAGTAGATCAAGCAAGTTTAAGTAGCTACCTTGACAGAATTAAGTCAATTCCTACTCTAGATCAGGAATTAGAGCAAGAACTTGCAAGAAAAATGAACGAAGAAAAAGACGTTGAAGCTGCACAAAAGCTTGTAATGAGTCATTTAAAGCTTGTTGCAAAGATTGCTTTCGGATATCGCGGCTATGGTCTGCCCATTATCGATATGATATCAGAAGGTAATATAGGGCTTATGCATGCTGTTAAAAAGTTTAACCCGCAACTTGGTTTTAGACTTTCGACTTATGCAACTTGGTGGATTAAAGCGTCTATTCAGGAATACATTTTAAAAAGCTGGTCATTAGTAAAAATCGGTACTACAACCGCTCAAAAAAAGCTATTCTTTAGCTTAAGAAAGGTAAAATCGGTTATTAGCAAAGCAGAAAGTGGCTTTTTAACTAATGCTGAAATTGATGAAATTGCAAGCAGGCTAGACGTTACTAGTGATGAAGTCCGTGAAATGGACATGCGTATGAATAAATCAGATGCATCACTTCATACACTTGTTGGTGAAGATAAGTCTATGGAGGCTATTGATTTATTGCCAGACCCATCTGCTAATCATGAAAATATGATCATAGCTAAAGATGAAAAAAATTATAAAAATCAGCAGCTTACATCTGCTTTTAGTACTCTTAATGAAAGAGAGCAGGAAGTAATACGTAATAGGTATATGACTGAAAGTGCTATGACTCTTGAGCAAATATCTAAGACTTTAGGTGTATCTACAGAAAGAGTAAGACAAATCGAAGCAAAAGCGCTTGAAAAAATGAGAAATTTAATTAGCGCTGAATAAATTTTGTTATATTATTTAGACATTATAAATGCATCGCTTGCAATTTTGGAAGATGAGACTCCTGCCAAGAAAATTGTTTGTTTTAGGCTGCTTACGATTGCTGGGTTTCCGCAAAAAAATGCGTAAATACCTGACTTATTGGTAAATAAGTTAATAGTTTTTTCAATATTATGCTCAAGAGGATTATTTTCATCAAGTAAGCATTTAATATATTTGAAATTATTGTGTTTTGCGTTTAAATTTTCTAGTTCTTTAACAAAATATAGATCATTAAGATTCCTACCGCCCTGAAATAAATATATATCACCTATATGGTTGCTTTCTAATGCTTTATTTAAAATTCCCCAAAGAGGTGCAAGTCCTGTACCAGTTCCTGCTAAAATAATTGTATTATTATGGTGTTGATTGCTATAAAAACAATTACCAATAGGACCGCGTAACATAAATTCATGACCAACTTTAGCGTAGTTAAATAAAATATTACTCATGCGACCATTTTTCACATTTTTTACATGTAACTCAATAAGATCATCATGTATGCTTGCAATGGAATAAGAACGCGCCAACGAATTATTATAAATAAGATTAATATATTGACCAGGTTCTGCAGTTAAAGGTTTTTGAGGTTTTAAAGTTACCTGCATCACATTATCATTTAGTAGTTTTAAGCTATGAATATTACAAAATATATCAAGTCCTGCATCACTAGGCATGCATACCTCGATATCTTCAGTAACCTGATGTTGACATGCAAGTAAATAACCTTGTATTTTCTGGTTTGGATGTAGTCCTTCCTGTGATTTGGTTGGTAAATTTTTGCTTTCAGACTTCATAAGGCAAGACTGGCAAGTTCCGCTTCTGCAGGAATATGGAATAGAGTTGCCGGAAGATAGTAAGCTATCAAGTAATATACTATCTTCAGCTACTTCAATAAATGCTTGATTATATTTAATTTTAGGCATGTTATTTATTTAAAACATCGCTTCTTACGCTTTCTGCAATTTTAGCAACTTCGCTGATGTCATTAGCGGCAACGCCTAATTCTTGTAATGTAGATGCCAAATGACCAACAACGCTATCGAAATGAGCATCTGTTAATTTCATATGTTTATGACCTTCACGCATATCTTTGCCAGTATAATTATTAGGACCACCAAATGCATATGTTAAAAAGCTTTTCTGTTTAGCAATTTGCTTTTCCATATCTATGTTTTTGAAAAAATGGTTTATGGTATTATCATTTAAAACTTTACGATAAAAAATATCAACTGCTGTGTTTACAGCATTAACACCACCAATACGTTCAAATAAATTACTCATAACTTACCTCCCTAATATAAGTTTTATGTATAACTACTATTTTAACATTTATGAGATATTAAATAAACTAAATAAAAAACTATTTGCTTTTTTCCTTGTATTTCAATTTAATCATGGCACATATATTTAGTTAAAAACGGTATTTAAGTGCTATACAGAAAAATTTCATCTTATAAAACATTGTTATCTAAGGAAACTAAGAGGTTTTTAAGGGTTTATCATCAGACAATAATTTCACCGTTAGTTTCAGCTTTATTGTTTTATCATATATTTGCACTATCAATTTCAAAATCAGTTCCTAAAATTGCGCATTTGCATTATGAAACTTTTGTAGCTGCGGGTCTTATTGCAATGTCTGTCATTCAAAACTCGTTTGCCAATAGCTCTTCTACTATACTTATTAGTAAAGTAAATGGGGCTATTATTGATTATTTAATTCCGCCCTTTACCAGTAACCAAATAATTTTTTGTATTAATGCCGCTTCATTTTTTAGGTGTGCTTTAATATCGGTTTTAAGCTTAGCTGTATTTAGTTTACTTGCACCACTTCATATACATGATATATTTTTATTTGCATACTATATATTAGTAAGTTCTTTAATTTGTGGTCTTATTGGAACTTTTGCCGGTATATATTCCAGAAGATTCGATGACATGGCTGCAATCACAAATTACGTTGTAACGCCTTTATCATTTTTATCAGGCACATTTTATTCAGCGCATAACTTAGAAGGTTACTGGAAATATCTTGTTGA harbors:
- a CDS encoding ribosomal protein S6 modification protein gives rise to the protein MKQKIKVGWQEWVSLENLGIPRIKVKVDTGATTSSIGTKTIKEFEQNGETWVKFNVKPIQGSKIKVSCEAKVVDKRTVSDSGGHKSLRYVVRTHLTIGNKSWPIEITLADRTKMKYQMLLGRQAMKGRILVDPGKSFLQGKVKKSEALAVYSD
- a CDS encoding RNA polymerase factor sigma-32, coding for MSLIISNSPVDQASLSSYLDRIKSIPTLDQELEQELARKMNEEKDVEAAQKLVMSHLKLVAKIAFGYRGYGLPIIDMISEGNIGLMHAVKKFNPQLGFRLSTYATWWIKASIQEYILKSWSLVKIGTTTAQKKLFFSLRKVKSVISKAESGFLTNAEIDEIASRLDVTSDEVREMDMRMNKSDASLHTLVGEDKSMEAIDLLPDPSANHENMIIAKDEKNYKNQQLTSAFSTLNEREQEVIRNRYMTESAMTLEQISKTLGVSTERVRQIEAKALEKMRNLISAE
- a CDS encoding group 1 truncated hemoglobin, encoding MSNLFERIGGVNAVNTAVDIFYRKVLNDNTINHFFKNIDMEKQIAKQKSFLTYAFGGPNNYTGKDMREGHKHMKLTDAHFDSVVGHLASTLQELGVAANDISEVAKIAESVRSDVLNK